The following proteins come from a genomic window of candidate division TA06 bacterium B3_TA06:
- the lon gene encoding endopeptidase La has protein sequence MDDAHPLPETLPILPIKGGVIFPNLATGLAISNPTLIKLVDDSLSSHKIVCIVTQRDAEIENPEPGELYDVGVVSLILKMRRYPDETLRIFVQGMMRGRIEKYVQHDPYLTAKVELIRANKRRDTATEALMRNVVSSFQKLVSMVPYLPEELMSVVLNIHDPDRLADFVASYVNFEVPEKQRLLDTIAPKERLKQLDTLLAKELSILELGEKIRDRVKGEVDKSQREYFLREQLKAIREELGEADERTAEIEELRKKIEAKAMPDETNEVALKQLDRLRMMPTAAAEYTVVRTYIDWLLNLPWQEGTEDNLAIRRAKRILDEDHYDLEKVKERILEYLAVRKLKPDSKGPILCFVGPPGVGKTSLGRSIARALGRKFLRLSLGGVRDEAEIRGHRRTYVGALPGRILQSLRTAGSNNPVFMLDEIDKVGADFRGDPSSALLEVLDPEQNFSFSDHYIEVPFDLSQVMFIATANITQTIIPALHDRMEIIELPGYIDEEKLEIAKRYLIPRQLEQAGLKSSAVEFAEDAIFGIIKSYTREAGVRNLEREIGSVIRKIARRHAEGRKRKVKVNAKNISNYLGPTKFYSELAAREGTIGVATGLAWTPVGGEILFVEATRMPGSKALILTGSLGDVMKESAQAALSFLRSHAEDLKLDTLDTSKTDLHIHIPSGAIPKDGPSAGLALTSALYSLLSGKTIDPSIAMTGEITLTGRVLPVGGIKQKVLGAKRAGITTILLPAENEKDLTEIPKHVRTGLTFRTVKSIRDALRILFPTSRNRSSKNKA, from the coding sequence ATGGACGATGCTCATCCCTTACCTGAGACACTTCCCATATTGCCAATCAAGGGTGGGGTTATATTCCCTAACCTTGCGACCGGCCTTGCGATCTCCAACCCGACCTTGATCAAGCTTGTGGACGATTCCCTTTCCAGCCACAAGATAGTCTGTATTGTAACCCAGCGTGACGCCGAGATCGAGAATCCTGAGCCTGGAGAGCTCTACGATGTGGGAGTAGTCTCCTTAATCCTTAAGATGCGCCGCTATCCTGACGAGACGCTTCGTATCTTTGTTCAGGGAATGATGCGGGGGCGCATCGAGAAGTACGTTCAGCATGACCCCTACCTTACCGCAAAGGTGGAATTGATTAGAGCGAACAAGCGTCGCGATACAGCGACCGAGGCGCTCATGCGCAATGTGGTGAGTTCCTTTCAAAAGCTTGTTTCTATGGTCCCTTATCTTCCTGAGGAGTTGATGTCGGTTGTCCTCAATATCCACGATCCCGACAGGCTCGCCGACTTCGTTGCCTCCTACGTTAACTTCGAGGTGCCGGAAAAGCAGAGGCTATTGGATACCATAGCCCCCAAAGAAAGGCTCAAGCAGCTTGATACGTTGCTTGCCAAGGAGCTAAGCATCCTGGAGCTGGGAGAAAAGATACGCGATCGTGTCAAGGGTGAGGTGGATAAGTCGCAGCGCGAGTATTTTTTGCGTGAGCAGCTCAAGGCCATCAGGGAAGAGCTTGGGGAGGCCGACGAACGTACCGCCGAGATAGAGGAGCTGCGGAAAAAGATTGAGGCCAAAGCGATGCCTGACGAGACCAATGAGGTAGCCCTCAAACAGCTCGATCGGTTGCGTATGATGCCTACTGCGGCCGCGGAATATACCGTTGTCCGCACATATATCGATTGGTTACTGAACCTTCCCTGGCAGGAGGGAACCGAGGATAACCTGGCCATCCGTCGTGCGAAGCGCATCCTTGATGAGGATCACTACGATCTGGAAAAGGTCAAGGAGCGCATCCTTGAGTACCTTGCGGTGAGAAAACTAAAACCCGACTCCAAGGGTCCTATCCTTTGCTTTGTCGGCCCTCCTGGTGTGGGTAAGACCTCGCTTGGCCGCTCAATCGCCCGTGCCTTGGGGCGTAAGTTCCTGAGGCTGTCGCTCGGGGGAGTGCGTGATGAGGCTGAGATCCGCGGCCACCGCCGCACATACGTTGGTGCTTTGCCCGGGCGCATCCTTCAGAGCCTTAGAACCGCAGGCTCCAACAACCCGGTGTTCATGCTGGATGAGATTGATAAGGTGGGCGCAGATTTCCGTGGCGATCCATCCTCTGCTCTGCTTGAGGTCCTCGATCCAGAACAGAACTTTTCCTTCTCCGACCACTACATCGAGGTGCCGTTCGATCTCTCACAGGTTATGTTCATAGCAACCGCAAACATCACCCAGACCATCATCCCTGCCCTGCATGACCGCATGGAGATAATCGAGCTTCCAGGCTACATAGACGAAGAAAAGCTTGAAATCGCCAAGCGCTATCTTATCCCGCGACAATTGGAGCAAGCAGGTCTTAAATCTTCAGCAGTGGAGTTTGCAGAGGATGCCATCTTCGGGATCATCAAGAGCTACACTCGTGAGGCAGGGGTGCGTAACCTGGAACGTGAGATAGGCTCAGTTATACGGAAGATCGCTCGTCGTCATGCTGAGGGAAGGAAACGCAAGGTCAAGGTTAACGCGAAGAATATCTCCAACTACCTGGGGCCGACCAAGTTTTACTCGGAGCTTGCCGCACGAGAGGGGACGATCGGTGTAGCCACAGGTCTGGCGTGGACACCTGTTGGAGGGGAGATACTCTTCGTCGAGGCCACCAGGATGCCCGGTTCCAAAGCGCTTATCCTTACCGGCTCCCTTGGTGATGTGATGAAGGAGTCGGCACAGGCAGCACTTTCTTTCCTGCGTAGCCATGCCGAAGATTTGAAACTCGACACTCTGGATACCTCCAAAACAGACCTGCATATTCATATCCCTTCGGGTGCTATTCCCAAAGACGGCCCTTCCGCAGGTCTGGCGCTGACCTCAGCCCTGTACTCCCTTCTCTCAGGAAAGACCATAGACCCCTCCATCGCCATGACCGGTGAGATAACCCTTACCGGTCGTGTGCTTCCTGTGGGCGGGATCAAGCAAAAGGTCTTAGGTGCCAAGCGCGCAGGCATTACCACCATCCTTTTGCCGGCCGAGAACGAGAAGGATTTGACAGAGATCCCAAAACACGTGCGCACAGGTCTTACCTTCCGCACGGTTAAGAGCATACGCGACGCGTTGAGGATTCTTTTCCCGACCAGCCGGAATAGGTCAAGTAAGAATAAAGCCTAG
- a CDS encoding DNA mismatch repair protein MutT gives MKTVEVVVRGVLIHKDRILLTHKKGATNTFLPGGHIDFGEPARTALVREIKEELGVTIEVKDFLGVVEHSWEDEKGFNHEINLIFRMECEDLYAPKAPVPQESHLEFLWQRVDDLTSVKLEPSALIELLPRWLRQKPNTGWGSTVE, from the coding sequence GTGAAAACGGTTGAGGTGGTCGTACGAGGGGTACTGATCCATAAAGATCGGATACTGCTTACGCATAAAAAGGGAGCGACGAATACCTTCCTTCCCGGCGGACATATCGACTTCGGGGAGCCGGCGCGAACGGCTCTTGTCCGTGAGATCAAAGAAGAGCTGGGAGTAACCATAGAGGTCAAGGATTTCTTAGGTGTTGTTGAGCATAGCTGGGAGGATGAGAAAGGGTTCAACCATGAGATCAACCTGATCTTCAGGATGGAGTGTGAGGATCTCTATGCCCCTAAAGCCCCTGTTCCTCAGGAATCGCACCTTGAGTTTCTATGGCAGCGGGTAGATGATCTGACTTCAGTCAAGCTGGAACCCTCAGCCTTGATCGAGTTGCTCCCCCGCTGGTTAAGACAAAAGCCGAATACCGGTTGGGGAAGTACAGTGGAATAG
- a CDS encoding GMP synthase (type-1 glutamine amidotransferase domain; functions to produce GMP from XMP in the IMP pathway) — protein sequence MRVDVVDNGGQWTHREWRMLRDLEIDTRIIPNTTPVKQIEADGLILSGGAPRIGSDIPKLGVTADYLDKLQIPILGICVGHQFIALHFGGKAGPAKVPEYGKAELIVTDPDDLFKGLPERFTVWESHNDEIHELPAEFIALAHSKDCRFEAIRHKTRPLYGVQFHPEVEHTDFHYEIFANFIEVVKVSKP from the coding sequence GTGAGGGTAGACGTCGTCGACAACGGGGGGCAATGGACCCACCGGGAATGGAGGATGCTACGCGACCTTGAGATAGACACCAGGATCATTCCCAATACGACTCCGGTCAAACAGATCGAGGCGGATGGATTGATTCTATCCGGCGGCGCTCCCCGCATCGGCTCCGATATCCCCAAGCTGGGCGTTACCGCGGATTACCTGGACAAGCTGCAGATACCTATTCTGGGGATATGTGTGGGGCATCAGTTCATCGCCCTTCACTTCGGGGGCAAGGCTGGCCCGGCTAAGGTGCCTGAGTACGGCAAGGCGGAGCTTATCGTTACCGACCCGGATGATCTGTTCAAAGGCTTACCGGAGCGGTTCACGGTGTGGGAGTCGCACAACGACGAGATTCACGAGCTGCCTGCGGAGTTCATTGCATTAGCACACTCCAAGGACTGCCGGTTCGAGGCGATCCGCCACAAGACGCGCCCGCTTTACGGTGTGCAGTTTCACCCTGAGGTGGAGCACACGGACTTTCACTACGAGATATTTGCCAATTTCATAGAAGTGGTGAAGGTTTCTAAGCCCTGA
- a CDS encoding GMP synthase: protein MKDVAGFVEECIQKLKNEIKGTAIIACSGGVDSTTSAVLGNRAIGERLVTVFVDTGYLRKGEPEHVQALLRNMGLNLRFVDASAEFYKALRGVTDPERKRKIIGNLFIKMFEREAEKVKADTLIQGTIAPDWIESGGQLRDVIKSHHNVGGLPEEMKMKLSEPLRDLYKDEVRKVARHLGLEIAEKQPFPGPGLAVRVLGEATRERTAILREACAIVEEEIEQATERGECELPWQYFAVLLPVKSVGVRGDVRAYGETVVVRAVQSIDAMTASASPLPYSLLERIGIRITNSIPQVVRVVYDVTHKPPGTIEWE from the coding sequence ATGAAAGACGTTGCCGGATTCGTTGAAGAGTGCATACAAAAGCTGAAGAACGAGATTAAGGGCACGGCTATAATTGCCTGCTCCGGCGGGGTGGATTCGACCACATCGGCGGTTTTGGGCAACCGGGCCATCGGCGAACGGCTGGTTACGGTCTTCGTGGACACCGGCTACCTCAGAAAAGGCGAACCCGAACACGTGCAAGCCCTCCTCAGAAACATGGGGCTGAACCTGCGTTTCGTTGACGCGTCGGCTGAGTTCTACAAGGCGCTACGCGGTGTTACCGACCCTGAGCGCAAACGAAAGATCATCGGCAACCTGTTCATCAAGATGTTCGAGCGCGAGGCCGAGAAGGTCAAGGCCGATACCCTGATCCAGGGCACCATCGCCCCGGACTGGATCGAGTCGGGCGGTCAGCTGCGCGACGTTATCAAATCCCACCACAACGTGGGCGGCCTGCCCGAAGAGATGAAGATGAAGCTTTCCGAGCCTCTGCGCGATCTCTACAAGGACGAGGTCAGGAAAGTGGCGAGACATTTAGGACTTGAGATAGCCGAGAAGCAGCCCTTCCCCGGACCCGGACTTGCGGTAAGGGTTTTAGGTGAGGCAACCCGTGAAAGGACAGCCATCCTGAGGGAAGCGTGCGCGATCGTGGAGGAGGAGATCGAGCAAGCAACAGAGCGCGGCGAGTGCGAGCTTCCCTGGCAGTACTTTGCGGTGCTTCTGCCGGTAAAGAGCGTTGGGGTAAGAGGAGACGTCCGCGCCTACGGCGAAACCGTCGTGGTGCGTGCGGTGCAGAGTATTGACGCCATGACCGCATCTGCCAGTCCTCTCCCCTACTCGCTTCTTGAACGCATAGGAATCCGCATCACCAACTCCATTCCCCAGGTGGTGCGTGTGGTCTACGACGTAACCCACAAGCCGCCCGGAACCATCGAGTGGGAGTGA
- a CDS encoding adenylosuccinate lyase — MIKRYSTSQMAEIWADEHRFRYWLRVEKAVAKAEEELGIIPKGLSECLADVSDVDPERVREIEQETEHEVTAFLEAVWEKAPCSKEYLHYGLTSYDVVDTALTLRILQACDVLAKDLNKLNKTLAELALKHKRTPALGRTHGRGAEPITFGVRALSWYSEGLRVTEGLEHARSIAARGRISGTVGTFTVLPPIVEELALKDLGLEPEPVATQVIPRDRHATVLFALALIGTWLERMALNIRLGQLEGLDELFEPFKERQTGSSAMPHKRNPVITERVCGLARILRSNVQAGLENVALWHERDISHSSVERVILSDSFNLAHYLVRKMQGVINGLKVEVDRMSQILDGTGGVFFAQRLLLALIKKGMARQDAYKLVQDLAFKTKEQGQSFDLLARKKKEINEKLSEAELNEIFSLERFLEGIDVLYRRMNL; from the coding sequence ATGATAAAACGTTACTCCACTTCACAGATGGCCGAGATATGGGCTGATGAGCACCGCTTCCGATACTGGTTAAGGGTCGAGAAGGCGGTGGCAAAGGCAGAAGAAGAGCTTGGGATAATACCAAAAGGCCTTTCAGAATGCCTTGCGGACGTCTCAGATGTTGATCCTGAAAGGGTTAGAGAGATCGAACAAGAGACAGAGCACGAGGTTACCGCGTTCCTAGAGGCTGTATGGGAGAAAGCACCCTGTTCAAAGGAGTATCTACATTACGGTCTCACCTCATACGACGTGGTGGACACCGCACTGACCCTGCGGATCCTACAGGCATGTGACGTTCTAGCAAAGGATCTCAACAAGCTCAATAAGACCCTGGCCGAGCTCGCTCTCAAACACAAGCGCACACCGGCTCTTGGGCGCACACACGGCAGGGGTGCCGAACCAATAACCTTCGGGGTGCGGGCGCTCTCATGGTACTCGGAGGGTCTGCGGGTGACAGAAGGTTTAGAGCATGCCCGCAGCATAGCTGCACGCGGACGCATCTCAGGAACGGTAGGAACGTTCACCGTCCTCCCCCCTATTGTTGAAGAGCTGGCGCTGAAAGACCTAGGACTTGAGCCTGAGCCGGTGGCCACCCAGGTGATACCGCGAGACCGCCACGCAACCGTGCTATTCGCCCTGGCTCTTATAGGGACCTGGCTTGAGCGCATGGCCTTAAACATCCGATTAGGCCAGCTTGAGGGGCTGGACGAGCTTTTTGAACCATTTAAAGAACGTCAGACCGGGTCGTCTGCCATGCCGCATAAGCGCAACCCGGTGATCACCGAACGGGTCTGCGGCCTTGCAAGGATACTTAGATCAAACGTGCAGGCCGGGCTTGAGAACGTGGCGTTGTGGCACGAGCGCGACATCTCCCACTCATCGGTTGAGCGGGTGATACTGTCTGACTCGTTCAATCTCGCACACTACCTTGTGCGCAAGATGCAGGGGGTGATCAATGGATTGAAGGTAGAGGTGGATCGGATGAGCCAGATTCTGGATGGGACAGGGGGTGTTTTCTTCGCGCAAAGGCTCCTGCTTGCACTGATTAAAAAAGGCATGGCGCGCCAGGACGCCTACAAGCTGGTCCAGGATCTGGCCTTCAAGACAAAGGAACAAGGGCAATCGTTTGATCTTCTGGCGCGCAAGAAGAAAGAAATCAATGAGAAGTTATCCGAGGCCGAGCTGAACGAGATATTCTCTCTTGAGCGCTTTCTTGAGGGGATCGATGTGCTTTACCGCAGGATGAATTTATAA
- a CDS encoding cell division protein FtsZ, translating into MFEPVEENRYQAQIGVIGFGGAGGNAVDHMIEKGLPDVRFYALNTDVQALDQTRAEHKIQLGPNLTRGLGSGGDPEVGRRATEESLEQIKEILLDLDMVFIAAGEGGGTGTGGAPLVAELAQSLSILTVAVVTRPFDFEGPVRKSQSDEGIELIKKNVDTLIVIPNQKLLSVIPQNMTLRDSFRMVDEVLFNATRGITDLITRTGMINLDFADVRAIMANRGSAVIGIGSSKGENRAVDAAQKAISSPLIEEFEISGAKGILLNISGGEDLTLHEVNEAARIIYGYANADSNIIFGAIQEEEFADEIRVTVIATGIEEMPPRVEKVEGLMPHGAQDLKVPTFMRHERKVPRGFEKVEPKPLSDEDLEIPAFLRRQFD; encoded by the coding sequence ATGTTCGAACCAGTTGAGGAAAACCGTTATCAAGCACAAATAGGGGTTATAGGTTTCGGCGGCGCGGGCGGCAACGCCGTGGATCACATGATCGAGAAGGGCTTACCAGACGTGCGTTTCTATGCCTTAAACACCGACGTTCAGGCGCTTGATCAAACCAGGGCCGAGCATAAGATCCAGCTTGGGCCTAATCTTACACGAGGCTTAGGATCCGGCGGCGACCCCGAGGTAGGCAGGCGTGCCACCGAAGAATCGCTTGAACAGATAAAGGAGATACTCCTTGACCTGGATATGGTGTTCATCGCCGCTGGCGAGGGCGGCGGGACCGGAACCGGTGGTGCACCTCTGGTGGCCGAGCTTGCCCAGTCGCTTTCCATACTTACCGTCGCAGTTGTAACTCGTCCCTTCGACTTCGAGGGCCCGGTTCGCAAGAGCCAGAGCGATGAAGGCATAGAGCTAATCAAGAAGAACGTAGACACCCTCATCGTCATCCCAAATCAGAAACTTTTATCTGTTATCCCGCAAAACATGACGCTACGCGACAGCTTCCGCATGGTAGACGAGGTGCTCTTCAACGCCACACGAGGCATCACCGATCTCATCACACGCACCGGTATGATCAACCTGGACTTCGCCGACGTGCGCGCCATCATGGCAAATCGTGGCAGTGCGGTGATCGGCATAGGCTCCTCCAAGGGCGAGAACCGGGCGGTTGACGCGGCGCAGAAGGCGATCTCATCACCACTGATCGAGGAGTTCGAGATCTCCGGTGCTAAGGGAATACTTCTCAATATCTCCGGCGGCGAGGATTTAACACTGCACGAGGTCAACGAAGCGGCACGCATCATCTACGGCTACGCCAACGCCGACTCAAACATCATCTTCGGAGCGATACAGGAGGAGGAGTTCGCCGATGAGATTCGCGTCACGGTGATAGCCACAGGTATCGAAGAGATGCCCCCTCGTGTAGAAAAGGTCGAAGGATTAATGCCGCATGGAGCGCAGGACCTAAAGGTGCCGACCTTTATGCGGCATGAGCGCAAGGTCCCGCGCGGGTTCGAAAAGGTGGAGCCGAAACCCCTCTCTGATGAGGATCTTGAGATCCCGGCGTTCCTGCGCAGGCAGTTTGATTGA
- the ftsA gene encoding cell division protein FtsA, which translates to MAKGERIVGLDLGTTKVAAVIAELDENLQPRIVGVGLTPSRGMRRGTVVNLEQTVESIKRAVGEAERMAGCKVDSCYVGIAGSHISSMNCRGVVAVEKAGGEITQRDKARVIEQAKTIGLPLDREIIHVIPIEFIVDDQPGICDPVGMFGKRLEVEVHIVTGAVTSAQNIYRSIERAGLRIKDLVLQPLASAYAVLEADEKELGVLLVDIGGGTTDMAIFKEGSIRHTQVLGLGGEHITSDIAIGLRTPTKEAEETKKRYGCALANLVDEDQTFTVKGVGGRSEKQVSRRILASIIEPRVEEILTLAHREMKKTEFAELLAAGVVITGGSAHLEGIEAIAEQIFDLPVKVGKPWGTSGLTDIIADPIFATGVGLVRYGIEKQNLTLLPSGTEDRLFGNILSRMRDWLKEFF; encoded by the coding sequence ATGGCTAAAGGCGAACGAATCGTGGGTCTTGATCTTGGCACGACCAAGGTCGCCGCGGTGATCGCCGAGCTGGATGAGAATCTACAGCCGCGCATCGTTGGTGTGGGTTTGACGCCCTCACGCGGGATGCGTCGAGGCACGGTAGTTAACCTGGAGCAGACCGTTGAGTCCATCAAGCGGGCCGTTGGAGAAGCGGAACGCATGGCCGGATGCAAGGTGGATTCATGCTACGTTGGCATCGCCGGCAGTCATATATCTTCGATGAACTGCCGCGGTGTGGTGGCGGTGGAGAAGGCCGGCGGCGAGATTACCCAAAGGGACAAGGCAAGGGTGATCGAGCAGGCCAAAACCATCGGGCTGCCCCTGGACCGTGAGATCATCCACGTGATCCCTATCGAGTTCATCGTGGACGACCAGCCCGGGATCTGCGACCCTGTTGGGATGTTCGGCAAGCGGCTTGAGGTCGAGGTCCACATAGTAACAGGTGCGGTGACCTCGGCCCAGAACATATACCGCTCCATAGAACGGGCAGGACTGCGGATCAAAGACCTGGTGCTTCAGCCTCTGGCATCGGCTTACGCGGTGCTCGAGGCGGACGAGAAGGAACTGGGGGTGCTTCTGGTAGACATCGGCGGCGGAACCACCGACATGGCGATCTTCAAGGAAGGTTCAATCCGGCACACGCAGGTCCTTGGTCTGGGTGGAGAACACATCACTTCAGACATTGCGATCGGCCTTCGCACCCCCACCAAGGAAGCAGAGGAAACAAAGAAGCGCTACGGATGCGCTCTGGCCAATCTGGTGGATGAGGATCAGACCTTCACCGTGAAGGGCGTGGGCGGCCGCAGTGAAAAGCAGGTATCAAGAAGGATACTTGCTTCGATCATCGAACCCCGTGTCGAGGAGATTCTTACCCTGGCCCACCGGGAGATGAAGAAGACCGAGTTCGCGGAACTCCTGGCCGCAGGCGTGGTCATCACCGGAGGCTCGGCACACCTTGAAGGAATTGAGGCTATCGCCGAGCAGATATTCGACCTTCCGGTCAAGGTAGGAAAGCCGTGGGGCACCTCAGGTCTAACAGACATCATCGCCGACCCCATCTTCGCTACCGGGGTGGGGTTGGTTCGTTATGGGATCGAAAAACAGAACCTGACGCTTCTGCCATCGGGCACAGAGGACAGATTGTTCGGAAACATCCTCAGCCGTATGCGCGACTGGCTGAAGGAATTCTTCTAA